A genomic region of Klebsiella sp. RIT-PI-d contains the following coding sequences:
- a CDS encoding chromosome partition protein MukE, translating into MTELGSTQGDQFNTFLDVMKSPLFPVVDYKLRRGINILPADYMLYSFVNQAFNPLCEYYDCLSLSLCFSNEFVYYLLPQHRGKIPLERFNELQMVTGLIIVAMELEKQLSQKEWFTTNQLLDRMSNQLSETRLLELFRRRPGQQTQYDLSKIQDEIRKSLIVFDRYAFIQLSKDRQSFQTTPAIYRFIEPLRGLQQESEIPQRLAELIQEGYLVNIDEAVRDSVDEDLAESDRFSAEEEMDATGDLFASGTHKGEQL; encoded by the coding sequence ATGACTGAGCTTGGATCTACACAGGGTGATCAATTTAATACATTTCTGGATGTGATGAAATCACCTCTATTCCCCGTCGTAGATTATAAATTACGTAGAGGAATTAATATATTACCTGCGGATTATATGCTGTATTCATTTGTTAATCAGGCATTTAATCCGCTTTGTGAATATTACGACTGCTTGTCTTTATCTTTATGCTTTTCCAATGAATTTGTTTATTATTTACTGCCTCAGCACCGTGGGAAAATACCATTAGAGCGATTTAATGAGTTGCAGATGGTCACTGGTTTGATAATTGTTGCAATGGAACTCGAAAAACAGCTTAGTCAAAAAGAGTGGTTCACAACGAATCAACTACTGGATCGAATGAGCAATCAATTATCCGAAACCAGACTGCTGGAATTATTTCGCCGTCGTCCTGGCCAACAGACCCAATACGATTTATCTAAAATCCAGGATGAAATCAGAAAGTCGCTCATAGTATTCGATCGCTATGCTTTTATTCAACTCTCTAAGGATCGGCAATCCTTCCAGACAACACCCGCTATCTATCGTTTTATTGAACCGCTGCGAGGATTACAGCAAGAGTCAGAAATTCCACAACGCCTGGCTGAACTGATCCAGGAGGGTTATCTGGTCAATATTGATGAGGCGGTGCGGGATAGTGTAGATGAAGATTTGGCAGAAAGCGATCGTTTCTCTGCCGAAGAAGAAATGGATGCAACGGGTGATTTATTTGCTTCCGGGACTCATAAAGGGGAACAATTGTGA